In the Phaseolus vulgaris cultivar G19833 chromosome 7, P. vulgaris v2.0, whole genome shotgun sequence genome, one interval contains:
- the LOC137828470 gene encoding uncharacterized protein isoform X3, with the protein MDTEGLSVICGGLGTVEEDNEGNRIGFTKGEYCLDNLKDLLRFLRRDDPQTRDVFKQVCKWNIVSKYLIPTIELYHEDRNLLLNSVKVLVFLTMPIEPSSTDISQQLEYLWGLKSAVTNSDVTAVIVSFLERPLENLESDSFSEDDWKLVQLVLTLFRNILAVQEIPLHQKSGGLASQFLSLRDRFLELLFRENVMDVILVISQYVGGSNTYLRQDNLLLLEVFHYILIGQDPELIIREHSKGSKADEDPQASLNSLHQFIMEEKKKRKNSSKLINLSRHSQFSGTFSRLTMDGSKAVVKGNPNSSHNVLLKAHNVSRGPTKRIAWDHPRLPSTKDKILELLHGFLNQFLSGGYNVLMRSIREDIEKEHPSIQRSDVVVFFQVAEFVTAFQFYKCSASKTKEGRDTFETFGDKDAVTSDFSGQICGPIAASLNESMFHLVISKWRHAYDGLKETNDHQFLSAAGSLLKNMIRMLDLILKLLPEDSKEPQTARILLYKLTYDQTEEGMTQFLLNLMKNFDTHKQPKSGLADLVEIIHKVVKLMDSLQSRGTLRVSKKSRKVKKKKIPEGTESGNKLSGDNNCIQNETGISTVNQSAENNLLQECLPNPNPTGEDVTLDDNEHENHVEEAENSQVGLEPMEATYPEHDNEDMLGGTNDFSEDEQLNAINEVDFKVSALVSAFANHNIIQKLCWLLKFYKSNSFATNHYIISILRRISDDLELQPMLYQLSLLTTFYDILVEQKSCPCKEYADIVDFLNCLVRKMLKKMKKQPLLFVEVLFWKTRRECHYINAEYLLSELGHLKKESTNWNNIPQDEVGLSPAKLWTRRSIADALGEDEADVLITPDSGYQKDKLDDVVEGFASTSGANNGKDDNNGEQLLEDDSQIVQRRRKRLIIDGDLEGQIKDLYEKFKEDRRCSRLIAEALEPDVKISPTQISNTLKRLGLTVAPRRKMGDNAAEGPLSTSPNQLDGDTITGDTNHKSLNLEGSQLVQHLQKKKRLRAFNEDQEALIKVLYEQFKDHRRCSYMIANALDEDGKFTPAQVSRKLKQLGLSLPQKRSRGKVHSKGAGLMDSLNDSMGESEDETLLSLVKRKKLENDNISRGQSHGQTNEDRFSTDDSDDEMLSSVIKRKINSKVSAEKLLAPISEDKLREDSDDEMLSSALKRTGGSFLKSKQDELENIQVQQRIIGDDYFNEGITEVIERENLVDSMDSSQVEYQQMDDLADSEDELDVSVFPDNAKSRRKLRMVIDPEDDD; encoded by the exons ATGGACACCGAGGGTTTATCAGTAATCTGCGGCGGCCTTGGAACCGTCGAAGAGGACAATGAAGGCAACCGAATTGGCTTTACCAAAGGCGAATACTGTCTCG ATAACCTGAAAGATTTGCTGCGGTTTCTGAGGCGTGACGATCCCCAAACGCGCGATGTCTTTAAACAAGTGTGCAAATGGAACATTGTTTCTAAGTATTTGATACCCACCATTGAGCTCTATCACGAAGATCGCAATTTGCTTCTGAATTCag tgAAGGTACTGGTGTTTCTTACTATGCCCATCGAGCCTTCTTCCACGGATATATCTCAACAGTTGGAGTATCTGTGGGGTTTAAAGTCTGCTGTGACGAACAGTGATGTTACTGCAGTGATAGTTTCGTTTCTAGAGAGGCCGCTTGAGAATTTGGAAAG TGATTCATTTAGCGAGGATGATTGGAAATTGGTCCAGCTTGTGCTTACGTTATTTAGAAACATTCTTGCTGTTCAAGAAATTCCGTTGCACCAGAAGTCAGGGGGATTAGCCAGTCAGTTTCTATCTCTGAGAGACCGGTTTCTGGAGCTTTTGTTTCGCGAGAATGTCATGGATGTAATCTTGGTTATTTCTCAATATGTTGGTGGTTCTAATACTTATCTCCGTCAAGATAACTTGCTTCTACTGGAAGTTTTCCATTACATTTTGATTGGTCAGGACCCGGAGTTAATTATCAGAGAACATTCGAAGGGATCAAAG GCTGATGAAGATCCCCAGGCTTCTCTTAATAGTCTCCACCAGTTCATCATGGAggagaaaaagaagagaaaaaatagtAGTAAGCTCATCAATCTGAGTAGACATTCTCAATTTAGTGGAACATTTTCTCGGCTTACAATG GATGGTTCTAAGGCAGTAGTTAAGGGAAATCCTAATTCTTCTCATAATGTGCTGCTTAAAGCACACAATGTGAGTCGGGGTCCTACCAAAAGAATTGCGTGGGATCATCCAAGGTTGCCTTCAACAAAGGATAAGATATTGGAGTTGCTTCACGGATTTTTGAATCAGTTTCTTTCTGGGGGATACAACG TTTTGATGCGATCCATCCGTGAAGATATTGAAAAGGAACATCCCTCAATTCAAAGAAGTGATGTTGTTGTTTTCTTTCAAGTGGCTGAATTTGTCACTGCGTTTCAGTTTTACAAGTGTTCAGCTTCTAAG ACCAAGGAGGGAAGAGACACATTTGAGACTTTTGGTGATAAAGATGCAGTTACCTCAGATTTCAGTGGTCAAATATGTGGTCCAATTGCAGCATCTTTGAATGAGTCAATGTTTCACTTGGTAATTTCAAAGTGGCGGCATGCCTATGATGGTCTGAAGGAAACAAATGACCACCAGTTTCTATCTGCAGCTGGTTCTCTTTTGAAAAACATG ATTCGCATGCTGGATTTGATACTTAAATTGTTGCCTGAAGACTCAAAGGAGCCACAAACAGCTCGTATCCTTCTGTACAAGTTAACTTATGATCAGACCGAGGAAGGGATGACACAATTTCTATTGAATTTGATGAAAAACTTTGACACCCACAAGCAACCAAAAAG TGGTCTTGCAGATTTAGTAGAAATCATTCATAAGGTTGTAAAGCTGATGGATAGTCTTCAGTCTCGAGGAACATTAAGG GTGTCCAAAAAATCAAggaaagtgaaaaagaaaaaaattccaGAAGGAACGGAATCAGGGAACAAACTGTCTGGAGATAATAATTGCATTCAAAATGAAACTGGCATCTCAACTGTCAATCAATCAGCAGAAAATAACCTACTGCAGGAATGTCTACCAAATCCAAATCCCACCGGCGAAGATGTTACCCTTGACGATAATGAACATGAAAATCATGTTGAGGAAGCTGAGAACTCCCAAGTTGGGTTGGAACCAATGGAAGCCACATATCCCGAACATGATAATGAGGATATGTTGGGTGGTACTAACGATTTTTCTGAAGATGAGCAACTAAATGCAATTAATGAAGTTGATTTCAAGGTTTCAGCGCTGGTCTCTGCCTTTGCAAATCACAATATCATTCAGAAATTGTGCTGGTTGCTCAAGTTTTATAAGAGTAATTCCTTTGCTACAAATCATTACATAATAAGCATACTGCGGAGAAtaagtgatgatcttgaactcCAACCTATGCTTTACCAG TTGTCGCTGCTCACAACTTTTTATGACATCCTGGTTGAACAAAAGTCATGTCCCTGCAAGGAATATGCAGATATAGTTGATTTCCTGAATTGTTTGGTCAGAAAGATgctaaagaaaatgaaaaagcaaCCCCTCTTGTTTGTAGAAGTCCTTTTCTGGAAGACTCGAAGGGAATGCCATTACATCAATGCTGAATATTTGTTGAGCGAGCTTGGTCATTTGAAGAAAGAAAGTACCAATTGGAATAACATTCCACAAGATGAAGTTGGTTTATCCCCAGCGAAGTTGTGGACTCGTAGAAGCATAGCTGATGCACTTGGGGAGGATGAGGCTGATGTTTTGATTACTCCGGACTCAGGATATCAAAA AGACAAGCTTGACGATGTTGTCGAAGGCTTTGCATCTACCTCTGGTGCTAACAATGGCAAAGATGATAATAA TGGGGAGCAATTGTTGGAAGATGATTCTCAAATAGttcaaaggagaaggaaaagactTATTATTGATGGTGATTTGGAAGGACAAATTAAGGATCTCTATGAAAA ATTCAAAGAGGACCGACGTTGCAGTCGCCTTATAGCGGAAGCGCTAGAGCCAGATGTTAAAATTTCACCAACTCAAATTTCCAATACGCTAAAAAGATTAGGACTAACAGTTGCACCTAGGAGAAAGATGGGTGATAATGCTGCTGAAGGACCTTTGTCTACTAGCCCTAATCAATTAGATGGTGACACAATAACGGGAGATACCAATCATAAATCATTGAATTTGGAGGGAAGCCAGTTAGTTCAACACCT GCAAAAAAAGAAGAGACTCCGGGCTTTCAATGAAGATCAGGAAGCTCTAATCAAAGTTCTATATGAGCA ATTCAAGGACCATAGAAGATGTAGTTACATGATAGCCAATGCACTGGATGAGGATGGTAAATTCACTCCTGCCCAAGTCTCTCGAAAACTTAAGCAGCTTGGTTTATCACTTCCTCAGAAGAGATCTAGAGGCAAAGTTCACTCAAAGGGTGCGGGTCTCATGGATAGTTTAAATGATAGTATGGGTGAATCTGAAGATGAGACATTGTTATCATTGGTAAAAAG gAAGAAATTGGAGAATGACAATATATCAAGGGGACAGTCACATGGGCAAACCAATGAGGATAGATTTTCAACAGATGATTCGGATGATGAAATGCTCAGCTCTGTTATCAA gaGGAAAATAAATAGCAAGGTATCAGCTGAGAAATTACTTGCACCTATCAGTGAGGATAAATTAAGAGAAGATTCTGATGATGAAATGCTCAGCTCTGCTCTCAA AAGAACTGGAGGATCCTTTCTTAAATCAAAGCAAGACGAGCTTGAAAATATCCAAGTTCAGCAGAGAATAATTGGCGATGATTATTTTAATGAAGGCATAACAGAGGTTATCGAAAG GGAAAATCTTGTTGATTCCATGGATTCCTCCCAAGTAGAATATCAGCAAATGGACGACTTAGCAGATTCAGAGGATGAATTGGATGTCAGTGTCTTCCCGGACAATGCCAAATCCAGAAGGAAGCTTAGAATGGTGATTGATCCCGAGGACGATGACTGA
- the LOC137828470 gene encoding uncharacterized protein isoform X2, with protein sequence MDTEGLSVICGGLGTVEEDNEGNRIGFTKGEYCLDNLKDLLRFLRRDDPQTRDVFKQVCKWNIVSKYLIPTIELYHEDRNLLLNSVKVLVFLTMPIEPSSTDISQQLEYLWGLKSAVTNSDVTAVIVSFLERPLENLESDSFSEDDWKLVQLVLTLFRNILAVQEIPLHQKSGGLASQFLSLRDRFLELLFRENVMDVILVISQYVGGSNTYLRQDNLLLLEVFHYILIGQDPELIIREHSKGSKADEDPQASLNSLHQFIMEEKKKRKNSSKLINLSRHSQFSGTFSRLTMDGSKAVVKGNPNSSHNVLLKAHNVSRGPTKRIAWDHPRLPSTKDKILELLHGFLNQFLSGGYNVLMRSIREDIEKEHPSIQRSDVVVFFQVAEFVTAFQFYKCSASKTKEGRDTFETFGDKDAVTSDFSGQICGPIAASLNESMFHLVISKWRHAYDGLKETNDHQFLSAAGSLLKNMIRMLDLILKLLPEDSKEPQTARILLYKLTYDQTEEGMTQFLLNLMKNFDTHKQPKSGLADLVEIIHKVVKLMDSLQSRGTLRVSKKSRKVKKKKIPEGTESGNKLSGDNNCIQNETGISTVNQSAENNLLQECLPNPNPTGEDVTLDDNEHENHVEEAENSQVGLEPMEATYPEHDNEDMLGGTNDFSEDEQLNAINEVDFKVSALVSAFANHNIIQKLCWLLKFYKSNSFATNHYIISILRRISDDLELQPMLYQLSLLTTFYDILVEQKSCPCKEYADIVDFLNCLVRKMLKKMKKQPLLFVEVLFWKTRRECHYINAEYLLSELGHLKKESTNWNNIPQDEVGLSPAKLWTRRSIADALGEDEADVLITPDSGYQKDKLDDVVEGFASTSGANNGKDDNKYHSGEQLLEDDSQIVQRRRKRLIIDGDLEGQIKDLYEKFKEDRRCSRLIAEALEPDVKISPTQISNTLKRLGLTVAPRRKMGDNAAEGPLSTSPNQLDGDTITGDTNHKSLNLEGSQLVQHLQKKKRLRAFNEDQEALIKVLYEQFKDHRRCSYMIANALDEDGKFTPAQVSRKLKQLGLSLPQKRSRGKVHSKGAGLMDSLNDSMGESEDETLLSLVKRKKLENDNISRGQSHGQTNEDRFSTDDSDDEMLSSVIKRKINSKVSAEKLLAPISEDKLREDSDDEMLSSALKTGGSFLKSKQDELENIQVQQRIIGDDYFNEGITEVIERENLVDSMDSSQVEYQQMDDLADSEDELDVSVFPDNAKSRRKLRMVIDPEDDD encoded by the exons ATGGACACCGAGGGTTTATCAGTAATCTGCGGCGGCCTTGGAACCGTCGAAGAGGACAATGAAGGCAACCGAATTGGCTTTACCAAAGGCGAATACTGTCTCG ATAACCTGAAAGATTTGCTGCGGTTTCTGAGGCGTGACGATCCCCAAACGCGCGATGTCTTTAAACAAGTGTGCAAATGGAACATTGTTTCTAAGTATTTGATACCCACCATTGAGCTCTATCACGAAGATCGCAATTTGCTTCTGAATTCag tgAAGGTACTGGTGTTTCTTACTATGCCCATCGAGCCTTCTTCCACGGATATATCTCAACAGTTGGAGTATCTGTGGGGTTTAAAGTCTGCTGTGACGAACAGTGATGTTACTGCAGTGATAGTTTCGTTTCTAGAGAGGCCGCTTGAGAATTTGGAAAG TGATTCATTTAGCGAGGATGATTGGAAATTGGTCCAGCTTGTGCTTACGTTATTTAGAAACATTCTTGCTGTTCAAGAAATTCCGTTGCACCAGAAGTCAGGGGGATTAGCCAGTCAGTTTCTATCTCTGAGAGACCGGTTTCTGGAGCTTTTGTTTCGCGAGAATGTCATGGATGTAATCTTGGTTATTTCTCAATATGTTGGTGGTTCTAATACTTATCTCCGTCAAGATAACTTGCTTCTACTGGAAGTTTTCCATTACATTTTGATTGGTCAGGACCCGGAGTTAATTATCAGAGAACATTCGAAGGGATCAAAG GCTGATGAAGATCCCCAGGCTTCTCTTAATAGTCTCCACCAGTTCATCATGGAggagaaaaagaagagaaaaaatagtAGTAAGCTCATCAATCTGAGTAGACATTCTCAATTTAGTGGAACATTTTCTCGGCTTACAATG GATGGTTCTAAGGCAGTAGTTAAGGGAAATCCTAATTCTTCTCATAATGTGCTGCTTAAAGCACACAATGTGAGTCGGGGTCCTACCAAAAGAATTGCGTGGGATCATCCAAGGTTGCCTTCAACAAAGGATAAGATATTGGAGTTGCTTCACGGATTTTTGAATCAGTTTCTTTCTGGGGGATACAACG TTTTGATGCGATCCATCCGTGAAGATATTGAAAAGGAACATCCCTCAATTCAAAGAAGTGATGTTGTTGTTTTCTTTCAAGTGGCTGAATTTGTCACTGCGTTTCAGTTTTACAAGTGTTCAGCTTCTAAG ACCAAGGAGGGAAGAGACACATTTGAGACTTTTGGTGATAAAGATGCAGTTACCTCAGATTTCAGTGGTCAAATATGTGGTCCAATTGCAGCATCTTTGAATGAGTCAATGTTTCACTTGGTAATTTCAAAGTGGCGGCATGCCTATGATGGTCTGAAGGAAACAAATGACCACCAGTTTCTATCTGCAGCTGGTTCTCTTTTGAAAAACATG ATTCGCATGCTGGATTTGATACTTAAATTGTTGCCTGAAGACTCAAAGGAGCCACAAACAGCTCGTATCCTTCTGTACAAGTTAACTTATGATCAGACCGAGGAAGGGATGACACAATTTCTATTGAATTTGATGAAAAACTTTGACACCCACAAGCAACCAAAAAG TGGTCTTGCAGATTTAGTAGAAATCATTCATAAGGTTGTAAAGCTGATGGATAGTCTTCAGTCTCGAGGAACATTAAGG GTGTCCAAAAAATCAAggaaagtgaaaaagaaaaaaattccaGAAGGAACGGAATCAGGGAACAAACTGTCTGGAGATAATAATTGCATTCAAAATGAAACTGGCATCTCAACTGTCAATCAATCAGCAGAAAATAACCTACTGCAGGAATGTCTACCAAATCCAAATCCCACCGGCGAAGATGTTACCCTTGACGATAATGAACATGAAAATCATGTTGAGGAAGCTGAGAACTCCCAAGTTGGGTTGGAACCAATGGAAGCCACATATCCCGAACATGATAATGAGGATATGTTGGGTGGTACTAACGATTTTTCTGAAGATGAGCAACTAAATGCAATTAATGAAGTTGATTTCAAGGTTTCAGCGCTGGTCTCTGCCTTTGCAAATCACAATATCATTCAGAAATTGTGCTGGTTGCTCAAGTTTTATAAGAGTAATTCCTTTGCTACAAATCATTACATAATAAGCATACTGCGGAGAAtaagtgatgatcttgaactcCAACCTATGCTTTACCAG TTGTCGCTGCTCACAACTTTTTATGACATCCTGGTTGAACAAAAGTCATGTCCCTGCAAGGAATATGCAGATATAGTTGATTTCCTGAATTGTTTGGTCAGAAAGATgctaaagaaaatgaaaaagcaaCCCCTCTTGTTTGTAGAAGTCCTTTTCTGGAAGACTCGAAGGGAATGCCATTACATCAATGCTGAATATTTGTTGAGCGAGCTTGGTCATTTGAAGAAAGAAAGTACCAATTGGAATAACATTCCACAAGATGAAGTTGGTTTATCCCCAGCGAAGTTGTGGACTCGTAGAAGCATAGCTGATGCACTTGGGGAGGATGAGGCTGATGTTTTGATTACTCCGGACTCAGGATATCAAAA AGACAAGCTTGACGATGTTGTCGAAGGCTTTGCATCTACCTCTGGTGCTAACAATGGCAAAGATGATAATAA ATATCACAGTGGGGAGCAATTGTTGGAAGATGATTCTCAAATAGttcaaaggagaaggaaaagactTATTATTGATGGTGATTTGGAAGGACAAATTAAGGATCTCTATGAAAA ATTCAAAGAGGACCGACGTTGCAGTCGCCTTATAGCGGAAGCGCTAGAGCCAGATGTTAAAATTTCACCAACTCAAATTTCCAATACGCTAAAAAGATTAGGACTAACAGTTGCACCTAGGAGAAAGATGGGTGATAATGCTGCTGAAGGACCTTTGTCTACTAGCCCTAATCAATTAGATGGTGACACAATAACGGGAGATACCAATCATAAATCATTGAATTTGGAGGGAAGCCAGTTAGTTCAACACCT GCAAAAAAAGAAGAGACTCCGGGCTTTCAATGAAGATCAGGAAGCTCTAATCAAAGTTCTATATGAGCA ATTCAAGGACCATAGAAGATGTAGTTACATGATAGCCAATGCACTGGATGAGGATGGTAAATTCACTCCTGCCCAAGTCTCTCGAAAACTTAAGCAGCTTGGTTTATCACTTCCTCAGAAGAGATCTAGAGGCAAAGTTCACTCAAAGGGTGCGGGTCTCATGGATAGTTTAAATGATAGTATGGGTGAATCTGAAGATGAGACATTGTTATCATTGGTAAAAAG gAAGAAATTGGAGAATGACAATATATCAAGGGGACAGTCACATGGGCAAACCAATGAGGATAGATTTTCAACAGATGATTCGGATGATGAAATGCTCAGCTCTGTTATCAA gaGGAAAATAAATAGCAAGGTATCAGCTGAGAAATTACTTGCACCTATCAGTGAGGATAAATTAAGAGAAGATTCTGATGATGAAATGCTCAGCTCTGCTCTCAA AACTGGAGGATCCTTTCTTAAATCAAAGCAAGACGAGCTTGAAAATATCCAAGTTCAGCAGAGAATAATTGGCGATGATTATTTTAATGAAGGCATAACAGAGGTTATCGAAAG GGAAAATCTTGTTGATTCCATGGATTCCTCCCAAGTAGAATATCAGCAAATGGACGACTTAGCAGATTCAGAGGATGAATTGGATGTCAGTGTCTTCCCGGACAATGCCAAATCCAGAAGGAAGCTTAGAATGGTGATTGATCCCGAGGACGATGACTGA